One segment of Candidatus Zixiibacteriota bacterium DNA contains the following:
- a CDS encoding response regulator, whose amino-acid sequence MADNRATAFACNNRGGILTLDVIKVLLVEDNSGDERLIRELLSEESYPGFDVSSAGSLEDAVGYIQKNSVDAILLDLYLPDSRGLETFNRMQREAGTIPVVILTGYTDDATAIQTMRKGAQDCLIKSDTSPEQLVKAIRYAIERSHYMARMEEEITRLEKLTGSGETTVSTSLYGIGPLRESYPEIFKQLTAEYSRLLNMALEKRAYKTNTSYTSDERDLIDKLGGLRAGPRDLIDIHVSVIKSEVSSMNSERAAAFIEEARLLVLELTGYLALFYRNNIYISGDNKTREPLKHSSNEIEEEINE is encoded by the coding sequence CTGGCTGACAATCGTGCAACTGCCTTCGCGTGCAATAACCGAGGAGGGATTTTGACCCTGGATGTGATCAAAGTTCTTTTAGTGGAAGACAACTCCGGCGACGAGCGCCTTATACGGGAGCTTCTCTCGGAGGAAAGTTATCCTGGTTTCGATGTCTCTTCGGCCGGCAGTCTGGAAGATGCAGTCGGCTATATCCAGAAGAACAGTGTCGATGCGATCCTTCTCGACCTGTATTTGCCAGACAGCCGGGGTCTCGAGACTTTCAACCGGATGCAGAGAGAAGCCGGCACGATTCCAGTGGTTATCCTGACAGGGTATACCGATGATGCAACAGCGATCCAGACCATGCGTAAAGGTGCCCAGGACTGCCTGATCAAGAGTGACACCAGCCCTGAACAACTCGTTAAGGCAATCCGCTATGCAATCGAACGTAGTCATTACATGGCTCGTATGGAAGAAGAGATCACTCGCCTTGAGAAATTGACCGGCTCCGGAGAGACCACGGTATCGACCAGCCTGTACGGGATCGGCCCGCTGCGCGAAAGTTATCCCGAGATATTCAAGCAGTTAACTGCTGAGTATTCACGCCTGCTGAACATGGCGCTTGAAAAACGGGCCTATAAAACCAACACAAGCTATACATCCGATGAACGTGACCTGATCGATAAGCTGGGAGGACTGCGGGCAGGTCCACGAGACCTGATCGATATCCATGTCAGTGTGATAAAAAGCGAAGTGTCCTCGATGAATTCGGAACGGGCGGCGGCCTTCATTGAGGAAGCCCGCCTGCTGGTTTTAGAACTTACCGGCTACCTGGCATTGTTCTATCGAAATAATATTTACATTAGTGGTGACAATAAAACACGGGAACCTCTAAAGCATTCCTCGAATGAGATCGAGGAGGAGATTAATGAGTAA
- a CDS encoding response regulator: MDGRAIDILLIEDNPGDIRLTKECLREGKVRNNLFVIEDGFMVMPFLRSEGEFANTPHPDLILLDLNLPGRDGREILKDIKNDPEFRKIPIVILTSSQDEKDVLQAYDLYVNCYITKPVDLDQFINVVKSIESFWLTIVQLPSRAITEEGF; the protein is encoded by the coding sequence ATGGATGGCAGGGCGATTGATATTCTGCTGATCGAGGACAATCCCGGGGATATTCGTCTGACAAAAGAATGTCTGCGGGAGGGCAAGGTCAGGAACAACTTGTTTGTGATCGAAGACGGTTTCATGGTTATGCCTTTTCTTCGCAGTGAAGGAGAATTTGCCAACACACCTCATCCGGATCTGATCCTTCTGGATCTCAATCTTCCGGGACGTGACGGCCGTGAAATTCTCAAAGATATCAAAAACGATCCGGAATTCAGGAAGATACCGATCGTGATTTTGACCTCTTCGCAGGATGAAAAAGATGTTCTTCAGGCTTACGACCTGTATGTAAATTGCTACATCACCAAACCGGTCGACCTGGATCAATTTATCAATGTAGTGAAATCGATTGAAAGCTTCTGGCTGACAATCGTGCAACTGCCTTCGCGTGCAATAACCGAGGAGGGATTTTGA
- the kaiB gene encoding circadian clock protein KaiB encodes MSKYILKLYVTGNTPRSDKAIANLREICDRDLKGTYELIVIDVLERPQLAEDERIIATPTLVRELPPPLRRIIGDLSDSDQVLLGLDVKSNKEKGINT; translated from the coding sequence ATGAGTAAATACATACTTAAATTATACGTTACCGGGAATACTCCCAGGTCGGACAAGGCCATCGCGAATCTCCGTGAAATTTGCGATCGCGACCTGAAAGGGACCTACGAACTGATCGTAATCGATGTTCTCGAGCGACCCCAGCTGGCCGAGGACGAGAGGATTATCGCCACACCGACACTGGTACGGGAACTGCCTCCTCCCCTGAGACGCATAATCGGGGACCTGTCCGATTCGGATCAGGTGCTTTTGGGGCTGGATGTCAAATCTAACAAGGAAAAAGGAATTAATACATAG
- a CDS encoding GHKL domain-containing protein, with amino-acid sequence KSADLPIVTADETQMIQLMQNLLSNAIKFRSDNPLEISIGCESSEEEWIFSVADNGIGIDKTDLDRIFVLFSKLNRQKDSTGIGLAICEKIVNRHEGKIWVESVPGQGSTFYFTLPGKI; translated from the coding sequence CAAGTCTGCAGATCTTCCGATAGTTACTGCTGACGAAACCCAGATGATCCAGCTGATGCAGAATCTTCTGTCCAACGCGATCAAGTTCCGATCCGACAATCCACTTGAGATTTCGATTGGATGTGAATCATCTGAAGAGGAATGGATCTTCTCAGTTGCCGACAACGGCATTGGAATAGATAAAACCGATCTCGATAGAATCTTTGTTCTATTCAGTAAATTGAATCGGCAAAAAGATAGTACGGGGATCGGACTGGCAATCTGTGAAAAGATCGTGAACCGTCACGAGGGTAAAATATGGGTCGAATCCGTCCCGGGACAAGGCAGTACTTTCTATTTCACATTGCCTGGAAAAATTTAG